A stretch of Rubinisphaera margarita DNA encodes these proteins:
- a CDS encoding phosphatidylglycerophosphatase A family protein, whose amino-acid sequence MTEPIIADQSVRTRPIRDPRVWLAVGLGTGLSPFAPGTFGSLLGPPLVWGLVLLGIHGLWFIPVTAILFGIGVPLCSAGAKHFSRKDPPWVVFDEIAAFPLMYALSPFNMWTACVGFVLFRFFDILKPWPIKRFEALPGGVGIMIDDLLAAAHACIVLRILVEAATYGKLF is encoded by the coding sequence ATGACAGAGCCAATTATTGCAGACCAGTCCGTTCGGACCCGGCCGATTCGCGACCCGCGGGTCTGGCTGGCGGTCGGACTGGGAACCGGGCTTTCGCCGTTCGCTCCGGGAACATTCGGTTCCCTGCTGGGGCCTCCTCTGGTGTGGGGACTGGTCCTGCTAGGCATTCATGGGTTGTGGTTCATCCCGGTCACCGCGATTCTGTTCGGAATCGGCGTTCCGCTCTGCAGTGCCGGCGCGAAACACTTCTCGCGGAAAGATCCCCCGTGGGTGGTGTTCGATGAGATCGCCGCTTTCCCGCTGATGTACGCCCTTTCGCCGTTCAACATGTGGACCGCCTGTGTCGGATTCGTCCTGTTTCGCTTCTTCGACATTCTCAAACCCTGGCCGATCAAGCGGTTCGAAGCCCTGCCGGGCGGCGTCGGGATTATGATCGATGACCTTCTGGCCGCCGCTCACGCCTGCATCGTCCTGCGAATCCTGGTCGAAGCGGCGACCTACGGAAAGCTGTTCTGA
- a CDS encoding ThuA domain-containing protein, with product MRHLPYALAALCLTTLLPTAQAAEPDGAKPTKLKGLLITGGCCHDYENQKRIISEGLSQRISISWDIAHEGGDGRDHQVSIYKKENWADDYDIIVHNECFGGVTDDEFVKSIAAAHYMGKPAVFIHCALHSYRNSTGGADSWREAIGVTSRKHDKGKRSLKVVNQAADHPIMKDFPKTWDTPNGELYNIEHVWDNCTPLATAYSVQEERDMVVIWANEFGGTKMFGTSLGHHNETMNNDIWLDTVARGVLWATDHLQKNGEPEKGYEGTGEKPIVIGNPVAEPDPKFQKKN from the coding sequence ATGCGACACCTGCCGTACGCTCTGGCCGCTCTCTGCCTGACGACTCTGCTTCCCACTGCTCAGGCAGCCGAGCCGGACGGAGCGAAGCCGACGAAACTCAAGGGCCTGCTGATTACCGGCGGCTGCTGCCACGACTACGAAAATCAGAAGCGAATCATCAGCGAAGGGCTCAGCCAGCGGATCAGCATTTCCTGGGACATCGCCCACGAAGGGGGCGACGGCCGTGACCACCAGGTCTCCATCTACAAGAAGGAAAACTGGGCCGATGACTACGACATCATCGTTCACAACGAATGCTTTGGCGGCGTGACCGATGACGAGTTCGTGAAGTCAATCGCCGCGGCTCATTACATGGGTAAGCCAGCCGTGTTTATTCACTGTGCACTGCACAGCTATCGCAATTCGACGGGCGGAGCCGATTCCTGGCGCGAGGCGATCGGCGTGACATCCCGAAAACACGACAAGGGGAAGCGTTCGCTGAAGGTGGTCAATCAGGCGGCCGATCATCCGATCATGAAGGACTTCCCGAAAACCTGGGACACCCCGAACGGCGAGCTCTACAACATCGAACACGTCTGGGACAACTGCACGCCGCTCGCGACGGCTTACAGCGTTCAGGAAGAACGCGACATGGTCGTGATCTGGGCCAACGAATTCGGCGGCACCAAAATGTTCGGCACCTCCCTCGGGCATCACAATGAAACCATGAACAACGACATCTGGCTCGACACCGTCGCCCGCGGCGTCCTCTGGGCGACCGATCATCTGCAGAAGAACGGCGAGCCGGAAAAAGGCTACGAAGGAACCGGCGAAAAGCCAATCGTCATCGGCAACCCCGTCGCCGAACCCGACCCCAAATTCCAGAAAAAGAACTAA
- a CDS encoding DUF1328 domain-containing protein: MLGWALTFLVIALVAAMLGFGGVAGTSMGIAKILFFVFLVLFVLTLIFGRRVRV; encoded by the coding sequence ATGTTAGGCTGGGCACTTACGTTTCTGGTTATTGCTCTGGTCGCTGCCATGCTGGGATTTGGAGGCGTGGCGGGGACTTCGATGGGAATCGCGAAGATTCTGTTCTTCGTCTTCCTGGTCCTCTTCGTCCTGACACTCATCTTCGGACGCCGAGTCCGAGTCTAA
- a CDS encoding SDR family oxidoreductase — protein MSLQDQTAVVTGGGSGIGAAIARSLADAGVKVVISGRNLDKLKAVAEHNTDKIIPVEGDVADRDSVKAMFDTANKELGQIDILIQAAGINVKNRMMHNLDPADWDRMMDINGTGAFNCMRAVLPQMRERKAGTVITISSVAGIRAASLGGVGYNASKFAVTGLGISAGDEEKDHGIRFTNIYPGEVETPILEQRPNPVTDEHKARMLQPEDVAAAVMMVLQLPPRARIPELTIVPLYQSFV, from the coding sequence ATGTCACTGCAAGATCAGACGGCTGTTGTCACGGGTGGAGGTTCTGGAATCGGGGCGGCGATCGCCCGCAGTCTGGCCGATGCCGGCGTGAAGGTCGTGATCAGCGGACGGAACCTCGACAAGCTGAAAGCTGTGGCGGAGCACAACACCGACAAAATCATTCCGGTCGAAGGCGATGTCGCCGATCGCGACAGTGTGAAGGCGATGTTCGACACTGCGAACAAAGAGCTCGGCCAGATCGACATCCTCATTCAGGCCGCCGGCATCAACGTGAAGAACCGGATGATGCACAATCTCGATCCGGCTGATTGGGATCGGATGATGGACATCAACGGCACGGGCGCTTTCAACTGCATGCGAGCCGTGCTGCCGCAGATGCGGGAACGCAAGGCGGGCACCGTGATTACGATCTCATCCGTCGCCGGCATCCGGGCCGCTTCACTGGGGGGCGTCGGCTACAACGCCTCCAAGTTCGCCGTCACCGGCCTCGGCATTTCCGCCGGCGATGAAGAAAAAGACCACGGCATCCGTTTCACGAACATCTACCCGGGTGAAGTCGAGACGCCGATTCTGGAGCAGCGTCCCAACCCGGTCACCGACGAACACAAGGCCCGCATGCTGCAGCCGGAAGACGTCGCCGCAGCCGTGATGATGGTCCTGCAACTCCCACCCCGCGCCCGCATCCCCGAACTGACGATCGTTCCGCTGTATCAGTCGTTCGTGTAA
- a CDS encoding YqaE/Pmp3 family membrane protein: MSTSTLSHDSLWGDFLKLFLAVVAPPVSVFIESGISKDLFLNVVLTLLGFFPGIIHAVYVSARK, encoded by the coding sequence ATGAGCACTTCAACACTGAGTCATGATTCGCTCTGGGGTGATTTCCTCAAGCTGTTCCTGGCGGTGGTCGCTCCGCCGGTGAGCGTATTCATTGAGAGCGGAATTAGTAAGGATTTATTCCTGAATGTTGTTCTAACGCTTCTCGGGTTTTTCCCGGGGATCATCCATGCGGTTTACGTGAGTGCCCGCAAGTAG
- a CDS encoding class I SAM-dependent methyltransferase has translation MARLDLPEFLNQLDEHFDAGELVSVSISGRHERSSNPSSRYDVRPVVIRDMVQLQWTCRDESRRQTHENLSWDETRDRFAELFPTDFRNALVRLQTEDLQLQQTKKGQLQLHRHASARKAAVPLQHDASRQYIFPPGKPVPFLVELGIMSAQGNVRKPMYRKFRQINRFAEFILDLDDRFTRERPLRIVDYGCGKSYLTFAIREVLVNHLGRSVEIHAFDRNPEVIQTCEEIRSKIGVDDIRFETADIGEAMIDAPLDLAIWLHACDTATDDALAKSIELQAEVILAVPCCQHELHHQLDSEDFAPVLKHGILRERLAALTTDALRAQYLEMCGYRTQVIEFIDLEHTAKNLLIRAVRGDQSDSQEQAAREGFERLKQSLGVDRFHLETVQANRSTNGSP, from the coding sequence ATGGCCCGTCTCGATCTTCCAGAATTTCTAAATCAGCTGGATGAGCATTTCGATGCGGGAGAACTGGTTTCGGTATCGATCTCCGGTCGGCATGAACGAAGCAGTAATCCCTCCTCGCGTTACGATGTGCGGCCCGTGGTCATCCGGGACATGGTGCAACTGCAGTGGACCTGCCGGGACGAATCCCGCCGGCAGACTCACGAAAACCTTTCCTGGGACGAAACCCGCGACCGCTTCGCCGAACTCTTCCCGACCGACTTTCGCAATGCACTGGTTCGGCTGCAGACTGAAGATCTGCAACTTCAACAGACCAAGAAAGGTCAACTGCAGTTACACCGTCATGCGTCGGCCCGGAAGGCGGCCGTGCCGCTCCAGCACGACGCCAGCCGTCAGTACATTTTTCCCCCGGGCAAGCCAGTTCCGTTTCTCGTCGAACTGGGCATCATGTCGGCTCAGGGCAATGTGCGGAAGCCGATGTACCGGAAGTTCCGGCAGATCAATCGCTTCGCGGAGTTCATTCTCGATCTGGACGACCGCTTCACGCGTGAACGTCCACTCCGCATCGTCGACTACGGCTGCGGCAAGAGCTACCTGACATTCGCGATTCGCGAAGTGCTCGTTAATCATCTCGGGCGATCGGTTGAGATTCACGCCTTCGATCGGAATCCGGAAGTCATTCAGACCTGCGAAGAGATCCGCTCAAAAATCGGCGTCGACGATATCCGGTTCGAAACCGCCGACATTGGCGAAGCCATGATTGATGCGCCACTCGATCTGGCGATCTGGCTCCATGCCTGCGACACGGCCACGGACGATGCCCTCGCGAAGAGCATCGAACTGCAGGCCGAAGTGATTCTCGCCGTCCCCTGCTGCCAGCATGAGCTGCATCACCAGCTCGACAGCGAAGATTTCGCCCCTGTCCTCAAGCACGGCATTCTGCGGGAGCGACTGGCCGCTCTGACCACCGATGCATTGCGGGCTCAATACCTGGAAATGTGTGGCTATCGCACGCAGGTCATCGAGTTTATCGACCTGGAGCACACCGCCAAGAATTTGCTGATTCGAGCCGTCCGCGGCGACCAGTCAGACTCTCAAGAGCAGGCGGCTCGCGAAGGATTCGAGCGACTGAAGCAGTCACTCGGAGTCGACCGCTTTCACCTCGAAACCGTGCAGGCGAACAGGTCGACTAACGGATCACCTTGA
- a CDS encoding ImmA/IrrE family metallo-endopeptidase, whose amino-acid sequence MWSTAEWCRAAERVAQDVLNHGDYHYGAVDGLRLAHRLGFDVIYDRQQTTRGRLKQFGIRRSIFIKPDQRPERIHWAVCHELGESFAVQVFRTLGARPDDCGPGTREQVANLLASRLLLPTASFFREAERLEESLPELKAIFATASHELIATRLLDQDRSRCMTIVDQGRITKRRANRAACSREFLPLERECWEEAHEQGRHSERVLEELRARCWAIHEPHWKREILLMNPLHEVSV is encoded by the coding sequence ATGTGGAGCACAGCGGAATGGTGTCGGGCGGCCGAACGAGTGGCCCAGGATGTCTTGAACCATGGCGACTATCATTACGGAGCCGTGGACGGACTCAGACTGGCACATCGACTCGGGTTCGACGTCATTTATGATCGTCAGCAGACGACCCGCGGGCGGTTGAAGCAGTTCGGAATCCGACGTTCGATTTTCATCAAGCCCGATCAGCGGCCTGAACGGATTCATTGGGCGGTCTGCCATGAACTGGGAGAATCGTTCGCCGTTCAGGTCTTTCGCACCCTGGGAGCACGGCCCGACGACTGCGGCCCCGGTACCCGCGAACAGGTGGCCAATCTGCTCGCCAGTCGACTGCTGTTGCCGACCGCGTCCTTTTTCAGGGAAGCGGAGCGACTTGAAGAGTCTCTGCCTGAACTGAAAGCGATTTTCGCGACCGCGAGTCACGAACTGATCGCCACCCGTCTGCTCGATCAGGATCGCTCCCGCTGTATGACGATCGTCGATCAGGGTCGGATTACAAAACGCCGCGCCAATCGAGCCGCCTGCAGCCGAGAGTTCCTGCCGCTGGAACGGGAGTGCTGGGAAGAAGCCCATGAACAGGGTCGCCATTCCGAACGTGTTCTCGAAGAACTCCGAGCCCGCTGCTGGGCCATTCACGAACCCCACTGGAAGCGCGAAATCCTGCTGATGAACCCCCTGCACGAGGTTTCCGTCTGA
- a CDS encoding zinc-ribbon domain-containing protein — MSGVKIPCPKCQSVLKLKDRSMLGKTGKCPKCGHKFELQEPTPQKPDAPVKFELVDEQPAVGKNVQWIPDSPTPAPPTTPPTAEPNFSSLIGEPTASSEPVANPLSFLEKESPAPAESVPSFAAEEPAASPLADITKGSDPVTPRRRRKRRRSSGNWIVVVVMLAIVGGGGYFIYQQMQPGTSGIVKVKTPGAVANATPAVAPTATATNSDQQVARFDPVLAKSPTAGQPIQLLHLPAGVRVAINLRPAELWSNEQRHAEFRASLGPLGTWLENQIVEVCRQQPSEIEELLVGLILGPTGTPPEIAAVIRLKNPQVRADLLTTYAGEAFQEFNPEIQIVGERAYRIVDDRTVSFCPRQYAEDMLSFESAPAITAGHIEQILKATDRQRLITLAFDPSDIDQHLEALFPPTAHLAIEKMIRWLGPEAQAATWSLHINDDFFTDLAVLGQNTTKPFVLKSEYQKRLSAVPEIMLTSVQKMNPQRSGYRKIIGRFPAMLKVLSMTTAVAVDGQYVRLGTLLPAKAGPNLALGSLLTWDESTRTDFSVAAVVTPPPKAAAPKTFAERLQTKMDVDFRRIPLQEAIAFISDEAKIPIEIDGDALKLAGFTKNMPQTHQEQNLTTMQAINTIVSKYAEEADPLVAHVSEKDNLITILTKKAATARNLETYDFSKLPQN; from the coding sequence ATGTCCGGAGTCAAAATTCCCTGCCCGAAATGTCAGTCGGTTCTCAAACTGAAGGACCGGAGCATGCTCGGCAAGACCGGGAAGTGCCCGAAGTGCGGCCACAAGTTTGAGCTTCAGGAGCCGACTCCTCAAAAACCGGATGCCCCGGTGAAATTTGAGCTCGTCGACGAACAGCCTGCTGTCGGGAAGAACGTACAGTGGATTCCCGATTCGCCCACGCCGGCTCCTCCCACTACTCCGCCCACTGCCGAACCAAACTTTTCTTCACTGATCGGTGAGCCGACGGCTTCGTCGGAACCAGTCGCGAATCCGCTCTCGTTTCTGGAGAAGGAATCCCCTGCTCCAGCCGAGAGCGTGCCGAGTTTCGCAGCCGAGGAACCGGCCGCTTCACCGCTGGCGGATATCACCAAAGGCTCCGATCCGGTCACGCCCCGTCGACGTCGCAAGCGTCGCCGTAGTTCCGGAAACTGGATCGTCGTGGTTGTGATGCTGGCCATCGTCGGAGGAGGCGGTTACTTCATCTACCAGCAGATGCAGCCCGGCACTTCAGGAATCGTGAAAGTCAAGACGCCGGGGGCCGTTGCGAATGCGACGCCCGCAGTCGCGCCGACCGCGACGGCCACAAACTCCGATCAGCAAGTTGCGAGATTCGATCCGGTTCTGGCCAAGAGTCCGACGGCTGGTCAACCGATACAACTCCTGCACCTGCCGGCCGGCGTTCGGGTGGCGATCAACCTTCGTCCGGCCGAGCTCTGGAGCAACGAACAGCGACACGCTGAGTTCCGCGCGTCTCTCGGACCGCTGGGAACGTGGCTGGAGAATCAGATTGTCGAAGTCTGTCGGCAACAGCCGAGTGAAATCGAAGAGTTGCTGGTCGGGCTGATCCTGGGACCAACCGGCACGCCGCCTGAAATCGCAGCCGTGATCCGCCTGAAGAATCCGCAGGTGCGGGCGGATCTGCTTACGACCTACGCGGGAGAAGCCTTCCAGGAGTTCAATCCGGAGATCCAGATCGTCGGCGAGCGGGCCTATCGAATCGTCGATGATCGCACGGTCTCGTTCTGTCCCCGGCAGTACGCCGAAGACATGCTGAGTTTCGAGTCGGCCCCCGCCATCACGGCTGGTCACATCGAACAGATTCTGAAAGCGACGGATCGTCAGCGGCTCATCACGCTCGCCTTCGATCCCTCCGATATCGATCAGCATCTGGAAGCTCTCTTCCCTCCCACGGCTCATCTGGCGATCGAGAAGATGATCCGCTGGCTGGGACCGGAAGCACAAGCGGCGACCTGGAGCCTGCACATCAACGACGACTTCTTCACCGATCTGGCCGTCCTGGGGCAGAACACGACGAAGCCGTTCGTCCTGAAGTCGGAATACCAGAAGCGGCTCAGCGCCGTGCCGGAGATCATGCTGACCTCGGTGCAGAAGATGAACCCGCAGCGGTCCGGTTACCGCAAGATCATCGGTCGATTTCCCGCCATGTTGAAGGTCCTGTCGATGACAACCGCCGTCGCAGTCGACGGGCAGTATGTGCGACTCGGCACTCTGTTGCCCGCTAAAGCCGGACCGAATCTGGCGCTGGGATCGCTGCTGACGTGGGACGAATCGACGCGGACCGATTTCTCAGTGGCTGCCGTCGTGACGCCGCCTCCCAAAGCAGCTGCTCCCAAGACGTTTGCGGAACGTCTGCAGACGAAAATGGACGTCGATTTCCGTCGAATTCCGCTGCAGGAAGCGATCGCCTTCATTTCCGATGAAGCGAAAATCCCCATCGAAATCGACGGCGATGCCCTGAAACTGGCCGGCTTCACCAAGAATATGCCGCAGACGCATCAGGAACAGAACCTGACGACAATGCAGGCGATCAACACGATTGTCAGCAAGTACGCGGAAGAAGCCGATCCGCTGGTCGCCCATGTTTCCGAGAAGGACAACCTGATCACAATCCTGACGAAGAAGGCTGCCACCGCTCGGAATCTGGAAACGTACGACTTCAGCAAGCTGCCGCAGAACTAA
- a CDS encoding diacylglycerol/lipid kinase family protein, protein MKSRRLVLWNPNARQSDSSEALLARISEDENTVVAILEDSDSAARAFDEHGAGAHVIIAGGDGTVHRALNYAVEHNPDSTYSILPLGTGNDFAAALGQTKSPWEAWAAIENDELKLRCVDIARLVLDGKPRFFFNTVAAGISAEYSEKVTSEEKRLLGPLTYLKGSFDVIVNQRSFPIRYALEDGEWNDIQIANCFVSNSSACGGGIQIAPGAEVDDNLLHFVMYHEMNSVDRMLLITDYLAGRYKENEAVSIHQCQKVRLQSKSPLPLSIDGEIEHAREIEIELIPHRLDILVPKSERLAEESIPTLPL, encoded by the coding sequence ATGAAATCCCGACGCCTCGTACTCTGGAATCCGAATGCGCGTCAAAGTGACTCGAGTGAAGCCCTGCTCGCTCGAATCTCTGAAGATGAGAACACGGTGGTGGCGATCCTGGAAGACTCGGATTCCGCTGCGCGTGCCTTTGACGAACATGGTGCAGGAGCGCACGTAATTATCGCGGGCGGAGATGGCACCGTTCATCGGGCGTTGAATTACGCCGTCGAGCACAATCCCGACTCGACCTACTCCATTCTTCCCCTGGGAACCGGGAACGACTTCGCCGCAGCTCTTGGGCAGACGAAATCTCCCTGGGAAGCCTGGGCGGCGATCGAGAACGACGAGCTCAAATTACGATGCGTCGATATCGCCCGACTGGTTCTCGACGGCAAGCCTCGTTTCTTTTTCAACACGGTCGCCGCGGGTATCTCGGCCGAATACTCCGAGAAAGTAACGTCCGAGGAGAAACGCCTGCTCGGTCCGCTCACTTATCTCAAGGGATCTTTCGACGTGATCGTGAATCAAAGAAGCTTTCCGATCCGCTATGCTCTGGAAGATGGGGAATGGAACGACATTCAGATCGCGAACTGCTTCGTCTCCAACAGCAGCGCCTGTGGAGGAGGAATCCAGATCGCCCCGGGCGCCGAGGTTGATGACAACCTGCTGCATTTCGTGATGTACCACGAAATGAACAGCGTCGATCGCATGTTACTGATTACGGATTACCTTGCCGGTCGGTACAAGGAAAATGAAGCGGTCAGTATTCATCAATGCCAGAAAGTCCGGCTGCAATCGAAGTCGCCGCTGCCACTCTCCATTGACGGCGAGATCGAGCACGCTCGCGAGATCGAAATTGAGTTGATCCCGCACCGGCTTGATATCCTCGTCCCGAAAAGCGAACGTCTGGCTGAAGAATCGATTCCGACGCTGCCCCTGTAG
- a CDS encoding HlyD family secretion protein: MHQDACEHSTPESVCPPLRLAVIAVLAVFAGTATNRWLYATSSNDYVGHVQVDSLTVRAPVDGILQAWEVAEGDTVDPHQLICRIGGENLNRQMQIQKQETARLAARLKTLQAEVDVKLHEHLRTLESDIYQAELQSADLLQKRYYYELEAMAWRDLRESKKSASLETPNYNLKPKAEANGGEVGDPVINAMLKEEAAINAIEATDAQLEICTIRLEKLQKQKEQMQEKVRQAVGLSEVELQFAQAEAELKELEGQLQQQVVHSQAVGTIANLRRRPGEYVKAGETLAELFLMEESYVVADVPSSHSHNFEVEMPVRCRFPNGEVRTGVVTRVAISTSQNNSLTGLGEPSVPLRIEQTGALWPDMPVGGQIKVIR; this comes from the coding sequence GTGCACCAGGACGCTTGCGAACACTCGACTCCCGAATCTGTCTGTCCGCCGCTGCGGCTGGCCGTGATTGCCGTACTGGCCGTGTTCGCCGGAACCGCGACGAACCGCTGGCTGTATGCGACATCGAGCAATGACTACGTCGGTCATGTTCAGGTCGACTCGCTCACCGTTCGCGCTCCCGTCGATGGCATTCTGCAGGCCTGGGAAGTCGCCGAAGGGGATACGGTCGATCCGCATCAGTTGATCTGCCGGATCGGCGGAGAGAACCTGAATCGTCAGATGCAGATTCAGAAGCAGGAAACCGCCCGGCTGGCTGCTCGCCTGAAAACGCTGCAGGCCGAAGTCGACGTTAAACTGCACGAGCACTTGCGAACGCTGGAAAGCGATATCTATCAGGCCGAATTGCAGTCAGCCGATCTGCTGCAAAAGCGTTACTACTACGAGCTGGAAGCGATGGCCTGGCGCGACCTGCGGGAAAGCAAGAAGTCGGCGTCGCTCGAGACTCCCAATTACAATCTGAAGCCGAAAGCGGAAGCCAACGGCGGTGAAGTCGGAGATCCGGTCATCAATGCCATGCTGAAGGAGGAAGCCGCGATCAACGCGATCGAGGCGACCGACGCTCAGCTGGAGATCTGCACGATTCGTCTGGAAAAGCTCCAGAAACAGAAGGAACAAATGCAGGAGAAAGTCCGTCAGGCCGTCGGTCTCTCGGAAGTCGAACTGCAGTTCGCTCAGGCCGAAGCGGAACTCAAAGAACTGGAAGGACAGCTCCAGCAACAGGTTGTCCATTCTCAGGCGGTGGGGACGATTGCCAATCTGCGCCGTCGTCCGGGAGAGTACGTCAAAGCCGGCGAGACACTCGCGGAACTGTTCCTGATGGAGGAGTCGTACGTCGTCGCCGATGTACCGAGTTCGCACTCGCACAACTTCGAAGTGGAGATGCCGGTCCGCTGCCGGTTCCCCAATGGAGAGGTGCGAACCGGCGTGGTCACTCGTGTCGCCATTTCGACCAGCCAGAACAATTCCCTGACCGGTCTGGGAGAACCTTCCGTTCCCCTGCGAATTGAACAGACGGGCGCTCTGTGGCCTGATATGCCGGTCGGCGGTCAGATCAAGGTGATCCGTTAG
- a CDS encoding sulfatase-like hydrolase/transferase has translation MSLHHRLLLGLILMLFATTSVEAAERPNILFLFADDQRADAVGAWGNPHIQTPHIDSLVKQGYSFRNNYCFGSDSGAVCIPSRAMVHSGRTWMHSNHQMKGEVTLGELLRKNGYETFGTGKWHNGGPSLLRSFDRGENVFMGGMCDHTRVPISEIVDGKLVSHGIQENEFSSEQFADAAVKYLQTRDEQKPFFAYVAFTAPHDPRNPPEKFREMYYSKRPPLSENFLPQLNFNNGSLVIRDEMLAAWPRDPKVVSDQLCEYYGLVSHMDEQIGRILKALDETGERDNRIIVYAADHGLGMGSHGLLGKQSVFEHSMKCPLVFVGPGIPKNESSEAFSYLLDIYPTLCNLLGIEPPDRVEGESLAGIWKGETSSVRETIFLPYQQTQRSVRDQRWKLCVYPKINFQQLFDLQNDPHEQHNLADDPKYAAHKERLMSKLEQWQEKMGDETPLSVEKPAPQFIDLTGHKRSPDSHQPEWIVEKYFE, from the coding sequence ATGTCGCTCCATCACCGCCTGCTGCTCGGCTTGATTCTGATGCTGTTCGCCACGACCTCGGTCGAGGCCGCCGAACGTCCGAACATTCTGTTCCTGTTCGCCGACGATCAGCGAGCCGACGCCGTCGGAGCCTGGGGCAATCCGCATATTCAGACGCCGCATATCGACTCGTTGGTCAAGCAGGGCTACAGCTTTCGGAACAACTACTGCTTTGGCTCCGACAGCGGAGCGGTCTGCATTCCGAGTCGGGCGATGGTGCATTCCGGTCGGACCTGGATGCACTCCAACCATCAGATGAAGGGCGAAGTTACACTCGGCGAACTGCTGCGGAAGAATGGTTACGAGACCTTCGGCACCGGCAAATGGCACAACGGGGGACCGTCGCTGCTGCGAAGTTTCGACCGGGGTGAGAACGTCTTCATGGGCGGGATGTGCGATCACACCAGGGTCCCAATCTCAGAGATTGTCGATGGCAAACTGGTCTCTCACGGCATTCAGGAAAACGAATTCTCCAGCGAACAGTTCGCCGATGCCGCCGTGAAGTATCTGCAGACCCGCGATGAGCAGAAACCGTTCTTCGCGTATGTCGCGTTCACTGCTCCGCACGATCCGCGCAATCCGCCGGAGAAGTTTCGGGAGATGTACTACAGCAAGCGGCCGCCGCTGTCGGAGAATTTTCTCCCCCAGTTGAACTTCAACAACGGCAGCCTGGTCATTCGAGATGAGATGCTCGCCGCCTGGCCGCGGGATCCCAAAGTTGTGAGCGATCAGCTCTGCGAATATTACGGGCTGGTCTCGCACATGGATGAACAGATCGGCCGCATTCTGAAGGCTCTCGACGAAACGGGCGAACGGGACAATAGAATCATCGTTTACGCCGCCGATCACGGACTCGGCATGGGCAGCCACGGGTTGCTCGGCAAGCAGTCGGTCTTCGAACACAGCATGAAATGCCCGCTGGTCTTCGTCGGCCCGGGAATTCCGAAGAATGAATCGAGCGAGGCGTTCTCCTATCTGCTCGACATCTATCCGACGCTGTGCAATCTACTCGGCATCGAACCGCCAGACCGGGTCGAAGGGGAAAGCCTGGCCGGGATCTGGAAGGGAGAGACGAGCTCAGTCCGTGAGACCATCTTTCTGCCGTACCAGCAAACGCAGCGCAGTGTGCGGGACCAGCGCTGGAAGCTGTGTGTCTATCCGAAGATCAACTTTCAACAGCTGTTCGATCTGCAGAACGATCCTCACGAGCAGCACAATCTGGCCGACGATCCGAAATATGCGGCTCACAAGGAACGGCTGATGTCGAAACTCGAACAGTGGCAGGAGAAGATGGGTGATGAGACTCCGCTTTCGGTCGAGAAACCGGCTCCTCAGTTCATCGACCTGACCGGGCACAAGCGGTCGCCCGATTCGCATCAACCCGAGTGGATCGTCGAAAAATACTTCGAATAA